A genomic segment from Rahnella aceris encodes:
- a CDS encoding glycerol dehydrogenase — protein MSKFIFSSPRKYVQGSGVLDELGDYLPDLGGKSFLIADDVVWGIIGDRVQKSLKKAGVEFHYERFNGEASASEITRLAGIARDAGTQVVVGLGGGKTLDTVKAIADELKQNVVIVPTVASTDAPCSALSVIYTDEGVFESYRFYNKNPDLVLVDTHVCAQAPVRLFASGIADGLATFVEAQAVLRSHSQSMVGGDPTIAGMAIAEACEKTLLTYGYSAYTAVEQKLVTPAVEAVVEANTLLSGLGFENAGLAGAHAIHNGFTAISGDIHHLTHGEKVAYGTLTQMVLEQRPDEEIAKYVRFYRAIKMPTTLKEMHLENESFANLVKVGALAGGEGDTLGNLNHNLSAEDVANAILAVDAFSKTVK, from the coding sequence ATGAGTAAATTTATCTTCTCTTCGCCAAGAAAATACGTTCAGGGCAGCGGTGTACTGGATGAGTTAGGGGATTATCTGCCCGACCTGGGGGGAAAATCATTCCTGATTGCTGATGATGTTGTTTGGGGAATTATCGGTGACCGCGTACAGAAATCATTGAAAAAAGCGGGCGTAGAATTCCACTACGAGCGCTTTAACGGTGAAGCCTCTGCCAGCGAAATCACCCGTCTGGCAGGTATCGCCCGTGATGCGGGAACACAGGTAGTGGTTGGGCTCGGTGGCGGTAAGACGCTCGACACGGTTAAAGCCATTGCAGATGAACTGAAACAAAACGTAGTGATTGTGCCGACCGTGGCCTCTACCGATGCGCCGTGCAGTGCGCTGTCGGTTATCTACACCGATGAAGGCGTTTTCGAATCCTACCGTTTCTACAATAAAAACCCGGATCTGGTGCTGGTGGATACTCATGTTTGCGCACAGGCACCGGTACGCCTGTTCGCCTCCGGTATCGCTGACGGCCTGGCGACCTTTGTTGAAGCGCAGGCGGTATTGCGTTCCCATTCCCAGTCTATGGTAGGCGGCGACCCGACTATCGCCGGGATGGCCATTGCCGAAGCCTGCGAAAAAACGCTGCTGACTTACGGCTACAGTGCTTACACCGCAGTTGAGCAGAAACTGGTGACGCCAGCGGTTGAAGCCGTGGTGGAAGCCAACACATTGCTGTCCGGTCTGGGCTTTGAAAATGCCGGTCTGGCGGGGGCGCATGCCATCCATAATGGTTTTACTGCGATCTCTGGTGATATTCACCACCTGACGCACGGTGAAAAAGTGGCATACGGTACATTGACGCAGATGGTGCTGGAACAACGTCCGGACGAAGAAATCGCGAAATACGTGCGCTTCTACCGCGCCATCAAAATGCCAACCACGCTGAAAGAAATGCATCTGGAAAACGAATCTTTCGCCAATCTGGTGAAAGTGGGTGCGCTGGCAGGCGGCGAGGGCGATACGCTGGGCAATCTGAACCACAACCTGTCCGCCGAAGATGTGGCGAATGCCATTCTGGCGGTGGATGCGTTCAGTAAAACTGTGAAGTAA